The following is a genomic window from Armatimonadota bacterium.
GTAGCGCGTGCAGACGTCGTGGAGGATGCGAAAGACCTTGTCGCGCACCTCGGGAATCGCGTAGTCCACCGCCGACCAGCGGCCCCCGCCGTAGGGGAACTTGTCGCCCTTCTTGCCCATGAGGTAATCGGGGTGCGCCGTCTTCCATTCCGCGAACAGCGCCGCGTCGCCGGAGTCGTGGGTGTCGTTCATGCGCATCGACCAGAAGACTTCCATGCCATGCTCGTGGCCGAAGTCGGTGATGACCCGGAGCGAGTCGCGGCCCTGCTTGATCAGCTCGTGCGCCCAGTCGTCCACTCCGCGGTCGGCGTGTGCGCGCAACTCGGTCTCGTCGCTGTGGTGGGTGTAGACGTTGAAGACGCCGGTGCAGTAGAAGATGGCGTCCACGTGCGAGCCGACGAGCGGGGAGGTGCGCTTGCTCAGGAAGTGTTCTGGAGTCTTCGGCTCGCCGGGCTGGTGGCGCCAGGCGTCGTTGCCGTCATTGTTCATGATAATACGGCGGGTGCGGTGTGCGGCTTGCTTCCGGGCGTCGCTCATCGTCGACTCCTTCTGCTCTACACTGCGTGGGTCGGTGTCGCCAGCGCTCGCCGAGTTGCCGCGCGGTGTCAGCACTAGCAGCACGGCCGCTGCCAGGAGCAGGCAGCGCAAGGCCCGCGAGGATCCGGCGCGGTTCGTCTCGCGGACGGCGTCGTTACGGTTACAGTGCATGCATCACGTCGCGCAGCGTCGGATAGAGCCGGCGGTAGATCTCGTAACGCTCGTCGTACTGCGCCGCCGTCTCCGGGTTTGGCTCGTAGGTCTTGACGGCCCTGATTGTCTTGCCGACGGCCTCGGCGAGCGAGGAGTACTCCCCCACCGCCGTGCCCGCGAGGAGCGCCGCGCCAAGGCACGCCGCCTCGGAGACCGACAGCGATGACACCGGCCGCCCGAAGACGTCGGCCTTGAGCTGAAGCCACGTCGGGGACTTCGCGCCGCCGCCAATGGCCCGGATGTGCTCGACCGCGACGCCCGCGCGCTCCAGGTGCTCCAGGTTGAGGCGCATCTCGAAAGTCACGCCGTCGAGCAGCGCCTTGATGATATCGGCCTTCGTCGTGGCGAGGGTCAGGCCGAGGATGGCGCCTTTGGAAAACGGGTCGAGCCACGGCGTCCCCGTGATGGTGAAGTGCGGCAGCACCATCACCGGCGACGGGCCGCTCGTCGCCAGGCCGATCATGATCTCGTAGACGTCCATGCCCGCCGCCTCGGCGTCCTCGCGCTCCTGCTTGCCGAGGGTGTCTCGATACCACCGCAGCAGCGACCCACCGGTGAAGTTGAAGGCGAGGGTAATGTACATCCCCGGGGCGACGTGGTGGTAGCAGGAGTAATTCGATTCGAGCATGGCATCGCTCAGGTTGAGTTCCGAGAACGCGGGGGTGATGCACTCGACGGTGCCGGTGGCGTCCATCGCGATGCGCGGCTCGACAATGCCGGAGCCGAGCGCGCCGCACGGCTGGTCGTGCCCGCCGGTGACGACGGCGACCCCGCGCGGCAGGCCCAACTCGCCTGCCAACTCATCGCGCACCTTACCGATGACGACGCCGCTCGGCGCGGTCGCGGCGAGACGCTCGGGCTCCAGACCAACACGGGACAGTATCTCGTCCGACCAGCGCTCGGCGCGGACATCGAACGCCATGGTGCGCCCGGCGAGGGAGTAGTCAATCGCCGGCTCTCCGCAGAGGCGAAACGCCGTCAGGTCCTCGTAGCACAGGAACTTCCACGCGCGCTCGAAGACCTGCGGCTCGTTGTCGCGCCACCACATGATCTTGTTGATCGTATACATGGGGTTGAGCNNNNNNNNNNNNNNNNNNNNNNNNNNNNNNNNNNNNNNNNNNNNNNNNNNNNNNNNNNNNNNNNNNNNNNNNNNNNNNNNNNNNNNNNNNNNNNNNNNNNGCGGCTAGGCAGTGGGCGCGGCGCAACACACAACTGTGGGGATGGAAGGCAGGATGAACCGGGGCATGATCCGCTTGGCGATGGAGTTCCCGTACAACAACCGTCTGATCGACGGGTCGAGCAGCGGCTATGCGATAGATTCGTGGCTGCGGCCTGGGATGGGCATGCCGCTTGGCAGCGGCGGGGCGACGCGGGGGTGTCGGCCGGCGGCGAGTTACTGGCTATCCTGGGGACGCAACCTTGACTCCGCGATCATCACGCAAAAGCTCGTGCCGTTCCTCGGCCGGGTGACAGCGGTTGGGACGGGGTCTGTCCTGGCGGTTGGGGCCATCGTTTTCGGCATATCGGTGCATGACCAGACAACGGCAATGACTGAGGTGAGGGCGGGCGCTATGACTTGGGCGGTCTGCGCGACTGACCTCTACCAGATCCCTAGTGTGCTACTCTGAAGTCAATGGGCCACATAGCCGATAGCGGAAAGAGCCTCGGCTGTTTCGCGGTCGAGCGCCGGGCGAGCTGGCTTGGCGGCGGCGGTGGTCTCTCGGTGCAGTGCGGTAATGCTGTCGCCGATGATGCCATAGGTCACTTCGCCGCGGGCGAAGGTCGAAGTCACATGGCGGGTGACGCTTGGTTGATGCAAGAGCGAACAACCGTCGAGTCCGGGCGCTTCGATTCCGGCGAGGGCCAACAGGGTCGGTGCGACATCGGCCGTGCCGACGATGCGGGAGACGATACCGGGCGCAACGCCCGACGTGCCGAGGATCAGCGGTATGTGGACGGTTTCCGTGTTGAGGTCATGGGAATGACCGAGCGTGCCGTGTTCCCTCCACGCTTCGCCGTGGTCGGCGAGGACGACGACGACCGTCCGGTCGTCAAGTGCGGCGAGAAGCTGCCCGACGCGAGCGTCGGCTTCTCGGATTTCGTCCTCGTAGAGCGAGTGTAGAACGGCGACCTCGCCCGCCGTGAGAGTGCCCGATTCCGCAGGTGATAGAAGGCCAGGGCGGATCTGGGTCAATGCGGCAATGTCCGCACGGTGACTCGCCGCAATCCGCCGCGTCCTGCTGCTGATACGCTGCGGGGCATACGGCGCATGAGGGTCGAGCAGATAGACGAGGGCAAAGAACCGATCCCTCCGGTGGGAGGCAAGCCATTTGCCTGCCATGTTGGTTATCGCGTCGTCATCGCCGCCGCGAAACACGAACGACTGAAAGCCCTGCGCGAAGCCGAAGCGGTTGGTGATGTGGGGATGAGTGGAGAAGGCGGCGGTCTGATAGCCGCTTGCCGCGAAACGCTCCGCAAGGCTGACGGCGCTCGCGCGCAGGCCTTCGTTCTCCCGGTCAATCACTCGGTCGGGATGAAGGCCGGTCAGGAGCGCGCGGTTGGAAATGAGGGTAGACGGCCCTGCGGCGATGGCGTTGTCGAACCGGAGACTTCTTTCCGCCAGCGCGTCCATGTTGGGCGTGAGGTTGCCGGTGTGTCCGTAGCAGCCCAAGTGGTCGGCGCGGAGCGAGTCAACGACGATGAGGACGAAACGCATCGGGCGAGGCAGCGGGCGCGAAGACCAGCGAAGATAGCGGTCCGAGCCGACCGCGAGGAGTCCAAGGACAACAAGGCTGGCTGCGAACACGCGCTTGTTCACTTGCACCTGTCTCCGTGTTGTCAGTACGACCGGGGGGCCTGCGATACCTGCCGCGCGGTGCGCGGGATTCGGCGGTCTGGCGGGGAGCGATTACGGCCCGACGTAGCCCAGGGACTTGAGCTTCTCGGCGTCGGCCTTGCTCGGCGGCGACGGTTGGCGTGACTCGGCGACGCGCCGGCCGTGGCGCTCGAAGGCCAGCAGCCGCGCGCGGGGCGCGGGTGGTGAAGGTGTACGCAGCAGAACTGCGCTATACGGGGGGATACTGATGGAGACTCAAGCGCCAGAAGCCGCGCGATTATTCGGCGACGTATCCTAGAGAACGCAGTTGCTCGACGGTCGCCTTCTGGAGCAAGATCGGACGACCTGGTCGGACATACTGCGCGTTCGTTCTCATGGTGCGCTTGTGGGCAATGGCGAGCGCGACCATGCCGTTGTCATTTGCGCGGCTGGCATTGGGGGAAAGGGCGATAAAGGTGTTCGTCTCTTCGGTCGAGACCAGCGCCCGATCAGCGGTATAGACTGCACACCACGGGCCTTTCTCGGCGATGATGGCGGAGCGACGGGCTACGTGTTCACCGAGGACATTCCTGCCGCGGGTCTTCGGAAGCGGTGTCGCATCGGCAAGTGCCAACACCGTCGGCGCAACGTCACACGTCCCCGCGAGGTCGCGGCGAACGGTGGGCGTAATCTGCGGGCCAGCAATGATGAAGGGCACCTTTGTCACATCGGGGTGCAGGCTACTGCTATGGGTGAGAGCTCCGGGGTAGGTCCAACCTTCCCCATGATCGGCGATGAGGAAGACCACGGCGTTCGCACCGACGGCTGCGATGACGCGCCCGATACGCTCGTCGGCATCGCGGATTTCGTCACAATACAGGCTATGCAGCGCGTCCAGTTCGGGCCGCGAGTATTGACCGTCCGTTACCGGCTTTTCAACGATGGAGAGGTCGGCGGCGTGGTCCCATATCGCGCCATCGGCAATCTGCGGTCGCACGTTGGGGCGCGCAAGCATTACCCGCGAGGCGTCCGAGGTGCGCCGCGGCCTGTACGGGCTATGCGGGTCAAGCAGGTAAAGCAGGGCGAAACTCTTTCCGCTCGTCTGCCGCTTCAACCAGCGGATACAGGAACCTGTCGCCGAGTCATCGTCGAGCGGCCACATAAGGAACAGGTCGAACCCTCGGCCGAAGCCGAAGTTCGGGCTGATGCGCGGCTGAGCAGAGAAGGCGGCTGTGCGAAATCCTGCTTCGCGTAAGTGTTCTACGAATGTCGGGATGTCGAGCCACAGCCGGAATTTCACTCGGTCGCACGAGTACGACGGGAGGCAACCGGTGAACAGGGCGGCGTTGGACTGCAGGGTTTCGGGCGCGGCGGAAAAGAGGTTCTCAAAACGCACACCTCGCGCTGCGAGTGCGTCCATGTTGGGCGTCAGCTTGCCGGGGTGCCCGTAGCAGCCCAGATGGTCGGCGCGGAGGGCGTCCACGACGATGAGGACGAAACGCGTCGGGCGAGGGAGAGGCGGCGGAGGCGAACGCAAATGGCGGTCGAGAGCGACCGCGAGGAGTCCAAGCGCAACAAGGCTGGCCGCGAGCACGCGCTTATTCACTTCCCCCCGTCCCCATATCGTCTATACGACGGGGGGGCGCGCGATTCCTGCCGCGGGGGCGGCGCCCGCGGGCGTGATGGAATACGCCGTGAACGCGATGGACTTCTATCGGATCCCGAGCGCTGCGCTGTGATCTTGGAGCCAGCGGTAGATGGCCGGGTAGGACGCGGGAACGAGTCGTTCGGGCGGCTCGTTGTGACGGAAGCCGTCAAGCGTGAGAAGACTCACATCGCGGTCAGCAGCTTCAGCGCGGCCCTGCATGGACACGGCGTGGGTGAACGGGACCGTCTCATCGTCGGTGCCGTGAATGAGCAGCAGCGGCGGTTCGCTGGGCGGCAGATGGTGAAACGGGGATGCATCGGTGGGCGACACATCGCCGAGTATCCTACCGCGAAGGCGGTGGTCCCAGTCGGGCGTGACGAGCGGAGCCGCGATGGTGATGATGCCCTCGACTCTTTGCTCGCGCGCCGCGGCGCAACCGAACCAACCGCCCACGCAGAGGCCGAGAAGGAAGACTTCGCGGTGGCCCAGCTTGCGAGCGTGGCAGATCGCGGCGCAGCAGTCATCGACCTGGGCGGGCCATTGCGCATCGGGCGCGCCTCTGTAGTCAACGCTCCACGCTTCGATGCCGTCGGCGGCGAGGGCGCGGCAGAACGCCGTGGCCCAGCGGTCGGCTCTGGTGCTACCGGAGGTGCCGCCGCCGTGAATGACGATGACGAGCGGGTCGCCCTTGGCGCCGACAGGCTGGAAATGGTCGTAAAGGTTGCTGACGTGTGGGCCGTAGGACACATCCATCTCAATGGCGACGCGGAAAGGATGCGGCGATCGGTGGCGCTGCAGAGTCGCGACGGCGCCGACAACCAGCAGAAGCGGCACGATGGCCAGGACAATCCGTGGTCTCATGTGGGCGCCTCTGCCGGGACGATGCTGCGCGCGCGGCTAGAGGTGAGCGTTGCGGGATCCGCGATGAGAAGAGAAGGGCTTAAGCGAGGCAGCGGGCGCGGAGACGAGCGAAAACAGCGGTCCCAAGCGACCGCGAGGAGTCCAAGCGCAACAAGGCTAGCTGCGAGCACACGCTTATTCACTTCCCCCCGTCCCCATGTGGTCTATACGACGGGGGGCGCGCCATACCTGCTGCGCGGCGTGCGGGATTCGGCGGTGCGGCGGCGGGGAGCGATTACGGGCCGACGTACCCCAGGGACTTGAACTTCTCGGCGTCGGCTTCGCTCAGCTCCGGCGGTTGCCGTGACTCGGCGACGCGCTGGCCCTGGCGCTCGAAGGCGAGCAGGGGCGCACGATTTGCCCGGGACGGCAGGCGCGCCTGCTGCTTCGGGTCGGTGACGAGGTCGTACGCCTCCCAGGTCGGGGCCGGGGGATCGGTCCACTCGCTCCAGTCGCCGGTGTTGTGGATGAGCACCTTGTCGTTGCGGCGGACGGCGGAACGGAAGCCGCGAGGCGTGGTGCCGGAGTCAACTTCGGCGAACACGGGGTGCGCCTGAATATCTCTGGTGGGGAGCAGGAGGTGGCCGCGCAGGGGGGACGCTGGGGTGATGCCGGCGAGGGCGAGGAAGGTGGGAGCGAAGTCAATGCTGCTGATGGGAGTGGAGACGGTGTGCGCCTTGCGCCCCGGGACGCGCAGGATGGCCGGGATGTGGAGCAGCTCGCGATAGAGGCTGCGCTGATGTTCGAGGCCGCCGTGGTCGAGCCACTCCTCGCCGTGATCGGAGAGGATGGCGACGACGGCGTGCCGGTCGTCGCGGATTGCGTCGAGGACGCGGGCGATGCGGCGGTCCACGTCGCGGATCTCGGCCTCGTAGAGCTGATGCAGGGCGTTGACCTCGGCGCGGGAGACCTCATCCGGGCCGGAGGGATTCTCGACGATGCGCGGGCAGCGGGTGTTGGGGCGCAGGGGGACGTCGCCCTTGCGGATCGGCTCGCGCATGGCGGCGAGGCGTTGGGCGAGCGCCGGCGGCACCGTGCTCGGGGCGTACGGCTCGTGGGGGTCGAAGAGGTAAAGCAGGACAAAGAACCGGTCGTCGCGGTGCTGCTGCATCCAGCGCAGGGAGGCTGTGGTGGCGCGGTCGTCCTCGAACGGGTTGAGGACGAAAGTCTTGAAGCCCTGCTGGAAGTTGTAGGGCTCGGC
Proteins encoded in this region:
- a CDS encoding sulfatase, which encodes MKRLAILFVFVAVVVSGVWVFHSLRAPTPERFLLIVTDALRADHLGCYGYPEDLTPNIDAFAARSIRFEECWAPSSWTLPSNSALFTGMYRHDVAPPGDGSLPDSATTLAEYFRDSGYATACFAAHPAFAEPYNFQQGFKTFVLNPFEDDRATTASLRWMQQHRDDRFFVLLYLFDPHEPYAPSTVPPALAQRLAAMREPIRKGDVPLRPNTRCPRIVENPSGPDEVSRAEVNALHQLYEAEIRDVDRRIARVLDAIRDDRHAVVAILSDHGEEWLDHGGLEHQRSLYRELLHIPAILRVPGRKAHTVSTPISSIDFAPTFLALAGITPASPLRGHLLLPTRDIQAHPVFAEVDSGTTPRGFRSAVRRNDKVLIHNTGDWSEWTDPPAPTWEAYDLVTDPKQQARLPSRANRAPLLAFERQGQRVAESRQPPELSEADAEKFKSLGYVGP
- a CDS encoding sulfatase, with protein sequence MLAASLVALGLLAVALDRHLRSPPPPLPRPTRFVLIVVDALRADHLGCYGHPGKLTPNMDALAARGVRFENLFSAAPETLQSNAALFTGCLPSYSCDRVKFRLWLDIPTFVEHLREAGFRTAAFSAQPRISPNFGFGRGFDLFLMWPLDDDSATGSCIRWLKRQTSGKSFALLYLLDPHSPYRPRRTSDASRVMLARPNVRPQIADGAIWDHAADLSIVEKPVTDGQYSRPELDALHSLYCDEIRDADERIGRVIAAVGANAVVFLIADHGEGWTYPGALTHSSSLHPDVTKVPFIIAGPQITPTVRRDLAGTCDVAPTVLALADATPLPKTRGRNVLGEHVARRSAIIAEKGPWCAVYTADRALVSTEETNTFIALSPNASRANDNGMVALAIAHKRTMRTNAQYVRPGRPILLQKATVEQLRSLGYVAE
- a CDS encoding sulfatase; this translates as MNKRVFAASLVVLGLLAVGSDRYLRWSSRPLPRPMRFVLIVVDSLRADHLGCYGHTGNLTPNMDALAERSLRFDNAIAAGPSTLISNRALLTGLHPDRVIDRENEGLRASAVSLAERFAASGYQTAAFSTHPHITNRFGFAQGFQSFVFRGGDDDAITNMAGKWLASHRRDRFFALVYLLDPHAPYAPQRISSRTRRIAASHRADIAALTQIRPGLLSPAESGTLTAGEVAVLHSLYEDEIREADARVGQLLAALDDRTVVVVLADHGEAWREHGTLGHSHDLNTETVHIPLILGTSGVAPGIVSRIVGTADVAPTLLALAGIEAPGLDGCSLLHQPSVTRHVTSTFARGEVTYGIIGDSITALHRETTAAAKPARPALDRETAEALSAIGYVAH
- a CDS encoding alpha/beta hydrolase, which encodes MRPRIVLAIVPLLLVVGAVATLQRHRSPHPFRVAIEMDVSYGPHVSNLYDHFQPVGAKGDPLVIVIHGGGTSGSTRADRWATAFCRALAADGIEAWSVDYRGAPDAQWPAQVDDCCAAICHARKLGHREVFLLGLCVGGWFGCAAAREQRVEGIITIAAPLVTPDWDHRLRGRILGDVSPTDASPFHHLPPSEPPLLLIHGTDDETVPFTHAVSMQGRAEAADRDVSLLTLDGFRHNEPPERLVPASYPAIYRWLQDHSAALGIR
- a CDS encoding family 10 glycosylhydrolase; amino-acid sequence: MSDARKQAAHRTRRIIMNNDGNDAWRHQPGEPKTPEHFLSKRTSPLVGSHVDAIFYCTGVFNVYTHHSDETELRAHADRGVDDWAHELIKQGRDSLRVITDFGHEHGMEVFWSMRMNDTHDSGDAALFAEWKTAHPDYLMGKKGDKFPYGGGRWSAVDYAIPEVRDKVFRILHDVCTRYDVDGMELDFFRHPVYFKPQMTGDPVTQEHCDMMTELIARLRAMADEVGTKRGRPLLIAVRVPDSVGYAKAIGLDLIRWLDDGLIDIIVGSGYFHLEPWENLVALGKRCDVPVYA